The DNA window CCTGTCCTTGCCAGTGGTCAAAAAATCAATGCGAAAGTAGTCGTATGGTTGCCCTATAATCTAGAAAATGGTGATGTTGCGGTACTTAAACTACTCACTCCTCACCCACAGGAAGCGAAGCCAATGCCTCTGGTTGAGGTTTCACGGGCTGAGGTAGAGAATGATAAACACTCAGTTTACGGTTTCGGCAAGAGTCCGGCTGGTGGACGATCTGATGCCTACCGGCCTAAAGCTAATGTTGCTGGAGGTCGATTCCAACTGTGCAAATACGGCGATCCAAATGATGAGACAATACAGCCAGGCTTTAGTGGCGCTCCTGTTTGGAACGATTCACGTCAATGTGTTATCGGCATGGTGGCAACGGCAACTGTAGCCAATGACAAGGAAGAAAAACAGAATACAGCTTATGCCATTCCGATTAGACAGCTACAAACTATCCTCAAGCAAGTTAACGCTTTCTGCTTACACGATATCCTGGCACAAAGCCTCAATCGGTGTGGCAGCAATGAGAAGCAAGATCAGTTCAGGAAGGCGATTAATAAGGCTTTACTAGACTGTAATCCTCAAGGAAGCGATCGCACCTGGCAACAGCAGCTAGTGGATTTGAGTATTGATCGTCCTCCTCCCACTGGTTGGGAAACCGAAGGCAGGCTTGTCTACTTTGTAATGATGTTAGCTTTGATAAACGGCAGGCCAACATCCGCCTTAGAAGAATTAAAAGCTTGGGTAGAGCGATGCGGACATAAATATTCAGATTTATTTGTTCGCTTTAATGACGAAATGAAACAGAAGAATGTCTTAGCCAGTAATGAATGTGAATGTCTAATGGTGGCTGTTGAACAAGTAGAGACATCGACGGATGAGTTGCGTGTATCCCTATGGGCTGTTCCTAATCGCGAAACCTATAACGCAGACAACCCACCAATGCCGCTAGTCCCGGAAAAAGTAGTTTCGCGTCAAGAACTACCTGTATTTGTGCGTGATCTAATTCGGGAAAAGCTTAATCCAGAGCCTACTCCGACTATTCATTTGTTTGTGCCACGGAAGTTGTTTGGTGAGAATTTTGAGATGCTTTCAGCAAGCCCCATGCTGGGAGCTGTTCTGGGTAGCGAATACCCCTTTGTTGTCCGAACTAACCCTTGGACTCACCCAATTGGCAAGCACTATAAACACGAGTGGCATAAGAAATGGAAACAGCTTGAAGAAGCTTTAGAAAAAAAGAGCGGTTCTGAGGTCAAGATTATAGACTGTTCACAGCCCCCCAAAAATTTAATTTCCAAGATAAAAGGCATCTATGCTGCAAGACTTAAAGAATGTAATTCTGTGGACAATTTGTTTGATTTGATTGCAGAAACTACGGCGTTGCCAGTGGCACTATGGTCTCGCGATCCTCAATTTCAAAAGCACTTGGCTGATGTGTTGAAATGTACCGTTAAAGATTTACCTGAGCGCATTCGTCAGGAACGTGAAAAGGCATACAACTCTGATAAAAAATCTTTGCTGGGTCATCACCTAAGCCTGGTATGGGAAGATCCAAAAATCGTACCTCCCGATATGCAGTTTTATCCAGAGTAGGTTGACACCATGAGCGACGAAAATTTAGAGGCTCAAGCCAGTACCGAAAAACTATTCAATCCGATTTTCAAAGGCACTGGAGAAGAGCGATTTCAACCCGAAGCCCCACTACTATTACCGCCTGCCCCCACCTGGCGACGGGCTGAACGCCGCAAGGAAGGCCGGGGCAAAACATTTCAAATAGGCCCCGAAGAAATTGAGATGGTAAATGCGGCGCTGTATCTGCGGCGACCTCTTCTGGTAACAGGGAAACCCGGCACAGGAAAAACCTCCCTGGCCTATGCTGTTGCCCACGAACTGGGAATGGGTGAAGTTCTATACTGGCCAATTACGACCCGGACAACTCTTCAAAATGGATTGTATCTTTATGATGCAATCTCTCGTCTGCAAGATGCCAACAGTTCACGTCCCCGTGCTGGAAACTCAGGAGAAGGTGACGATCGGTTTGAGAACATTGGTAATTATATCAGGTTGGGGCCATTAGGAACGGCATTGGTTCCTGCCAAAAAACCGCGCATTTTGATTGTTGATGAAATTGACAAGAGCGATATCGATCTGCCTAACGATTTGCTTTACGTCTTTGAGGAAGGAGCATTTGAGATTCCGGAGCTGGTGCGGATTGAAAATATAAAGGCTGAGGTAGAAGTGCGGACAGCTTATAAAGACAAGGAGGAGTTTACATTCAACGATAATTATAAGGTGGCAGCAGGTAAAACTGTAATTATAGGTGGCAAGGTAGTTTGCGAAGAATTTCCGCTCATGATTTTGACTAGCAATGGTGAGCGTGACTTTCCGGCTCCATTTCTCCGTCGATGTGTGCGTCTAACGATGGCAGAACCAGATGAAAATCGTCTGGGGCAAATTGTCAACGCCCACCTTCAACAACAGGTGGAGCAAGATACCAAAGACAGTAAGGAGGACAGTAAGAAGATAAGCGTTCCGTCAGAAGCAGATATCCAAAAGCTCATTGGAGATTTCATCAATAAGCGGAGCGATCGCAGTCGAGGAGATTTAGCTACCGATCAACTCTTGAATGCAGTATACCTAATAATGAGTGAACGCGACCCAGATTTGAAAAGCCGAGAAGACCTGATTAATCGCCTATGGAAACATCTCAGCAGCAGCGAGGATCAACAATCGGACAGTTTGCGAAAACGTTAGCAGATGCAAAACTAGACTTCGATGCAATCGACTTAGTTGATATCCTTTGGCTGGCTCAGTTTATCGAGCCAGTGAAGTCTTTGCTTTTGGATACCCAACCGCAAAAAACGGTTGAACGCATCCAAAAGCATACTGACAAAAGTGACAACAATGAACCTACACTTCATCTGTATCCTAACGAACCCTCATCTCCACAGAAGCCAGAAACCATCCCTCCTGCACAGAAAGTAGAACAAAAAGCTGAGAAACAAAGCAAAACTCCGTTTTCAGTCCCAGCAGCTCCAGCATTGCGAAACCGACTTGATCTGGCGCGATCGCTCCGCCCCCTGATGCGTAAGGTATCATCGCGAACTCGATTTGATTTGGATGAAGATGCCACAGTGGCACAAATTGCCGAGACAGGGGTTTGGTTGCCCGTAGTACGTGCAGTGCCAGAACGTTGGCTACAACTGGATTTAGTCGTCGAGGAATCGAAGACAACCGTAATCTGGGAACGGGCAATTATGGAACTGAAGCATCTGGTGGAATATCAGGGGGCGTTCCGATCTGTCCGGACTTGGCGACTGTCCGCCCAAACGGGAAAGGTACAGTTGTTTCCCCGGTGGCGTGATGGCTCAATTCATTCTGTAGCAAAAACCGAACTAGCAATAAATCAACGTTTCCATACTCCAGGTGAACTGATTGATCCCACGGGGCGAAGCTTGATTTGGCTGGTAACAGACTGTACATCAGCGCTGTGGCGGCAAAGCCTAATTTACGAAACACTGCTCGCTTGGAGTAAGGTACAGCCAATTGCCATCTTCCAAATGTTTCCGGAGCGATTATGGTCAAGAACTGCATTGCGCGATGGACATATTGTTAAGCTAGGAGCGCTTCTTCCGGGCTTATTGAGTAATCAATTGCTAATTGAAGGTTTGCCCCAACGTCTAGAACGTCGTAATCATGAGGACTTGGTTACTGTGTCGATTATCACTCTTGATGCCGCGTCGATGTTATGCTGGGCAAGAGTAGCCTCTGGCTTTGGAGATCATCGGACACCAGGGCGAACTTTTGACCTGTCTTTTATCCGCAGGCAAGCAGAAAAAGGAAAATTAGACTCCTCTCCACGCTCAAGTTCAGAACGGACTGCCCAAGAGCGAGTGGCACTGTTTCGCTCAATAGCTTCCAAAACAGCGCAGCAATTAGCAAATTTAATGGCCGCAACTCCAGTAACCTTGCCCGTAATTGACCTATTACGGGATACCTTTCAAGCTGATTTTCAAGAGGAGGTACAACAATCTCATGTAGCAGAAGTACTGCTCAGTGGTCTCTTGCGGCGTTGTGATACAGAAGAAGATGACGTATGCCGCTACGAGTTCTGGGGCGATAACTCCCGTAATGGAGACGAGCGAGTACGTGATATTTTGCTGGGAGATACATCGATATTAAAGACGATTGAGGTGTTGAATGTTTTATCAACATCGATTTGTCAAAAACTGGGCAGCCCCTCAAAAACTTTTGAGGCTTTGCTTGTTGATATACAAGCCTTAGAAGGCGACCAATGGGATGCAGTTTTACCCTTTGCTAGAGTGGGCTTAGACGTACTGCGTCGTTTGGGAGGTGAATATGCTGCATTGGCACAACGATATAGTTCTGTAACTGAATTAGAAGTGCTACTCCTGAAAACCTTGCCGCCACTTCAAGAATTTCCATTTGAAGTTGCAACTATCATTATTGAAGCTGACACCGCAACACCTCAAGGTTTTAATTTTGAAGTAGCAATCATCACAGGGATAAACCAATCTAATGTATCAAATAATCCACTAGAAATTGCTGATAATTTAGTATTTTCTCAGACAGAAAAACACTTGACTGAAGTTGAACAGCTAATCATACAGGAAACAATATCAAATCGAACTTACGAGCAAATTGCAGCATCATCAAATTACTCTACACGCCAGCTAAAGAATGTTGCTAATAATCTATGGAAAGTTTTATCGGAAGCATTAGGCGAAAAAATTAATAAAACAAATCTCAAACAGACTATTCAACGGCAGGTAAATTATTCTCAAATAGATATTCACCGTAGTCTTCGACAAGCCCGATATTTTATTGAAGACTTAGATAATGGTATTCAGCTAGAAATGGTAGCCATCCCTGAAGGCAGCTTTATGATGGGATCTCCAGAAGATGAACCAGAGCGTTACAGTGATGAAAGTCCGCAACATCAAGTAACTGTCTCAGCATTCTTCATGGGTAAGTACCCCATAACGCAAGCACAGTGGAAAGCCGTAGCAGCATTACCACAGGTAAACATTGAGCTAGAAGCTGACCC is part of the Nostoc sp. UHCC 0926 genome and encodes:
- a CDS encoding VMAP-C domain-containing protein, translating into MTFTVEDYEKAIARIFLLKQDKKEHVIGTGFLIAPGYVLTCAHVVLQANNVDADNFTNDKYKKQPETEIYLDFPVLASGQKINAKVVVWLPYNLENGDVAVLKLLTPHPQEAKPMPLVEVSRAEVENDKHSVYGFGKSPAGGRSDAYRPKANVAGGRFQLCKYGDPNDETIQPGFSGAPVWNDSRQCVIGMVATATVANDKEEKQNTAYAIPIRQLQTILKQVNAFCLHDILAQSLNRCGSNEKQDQFRKAINKALLDCNPQGSDRTWQQQLVDLSIDRPPPTGWETEGRLVYFVMMLALINGRPTSALEELKAWVERCGHKYSDLFVRFNDEMKQKNVLASNECECLMVAVEQVETSTDELRVSLWAVPNRETYNADNPPMPLVPEKVVSRQELPVFVRDLIREKLNPEPTPTIHLFVPRKLFGENFEMLSASPMLGAVLGSEYPFVVRTNPWTHPIGKHYKHEWHKKWKQLEEALEKKSGSEVKIIDCSQPPKNLISKIKGIYAARLKECNSVDNLFDLIAETTALPVALWSRDPQFQKHLADVLKCTVKDLPERIRQEREKAYNSDKKSLLGHHLSLVWEDPKIVPPDMQFYPE
- a CDS encoding AAA family ATPase, with product MSDENLEAQASTEKLFNPIFKGTGEERFQPEAPLLLPPAPTWRRAERRKEGRGKTFQIGPEEIEMVNAALYLRRPLLVTGKPGTGKTSLAYAVAHELGMGEVLYWPITTRTTLQNGLYLYDAISRLQDANSSRPRAGNSGEGDDRFENIGNYIRLGPLGTALVPAKKPRILIVDEIDKSDIDLPNDLLYVFEEGAFEIPELVRIENIKAEVEVRTAYKDKEEFTFNDNYKVAAGKTVIIGGKVVCEEFPLMILTSNGERDFPAPFLRRCVRLTMAEPDENRLGQIVNAHLQQQVEQDTKDSKEDSKKISVPSEADIQKLIGDFINKRSDRSRGDLATDQLLNAVYLIMSERDPDLKSREDLINRLWKHLSSSEDQQSDSLRKR
- a CDS encoding formylglycine-generating enzyme family protein, which produces METSQQQRGSTIGQFAKTLADAKLDFDAIDLVDILWLAQFIEPVKSLLLDTQPQKTVERIQKHTDKSDNNEPTLHLYPNEPSSPQKPETIPPAQKVEQKAEKQSKTPFSVPAAPALRNRLDLARSLRPLMRKVSSRTRFDLDEDATVAQIAETGVWLPVVRAVPERWLQLDLVVEESKTTVIWERAIMELKHLVEYQGAFRSVRTWRLSAQTGKVQLFPRWRDGSIHSVAKTELAINQRFHTPGELIDPTGRSLIWLVTDCTSALWRQSLIYETLLAWSKVQPIAIFQMFPERLWSRTALRDGHIVKLGALLPGLLSNQLLIEGLPQRLERRNHEDLVTVSIITLDAASMLCWARVASGFGDHRTPGRTFDLSFIRRQAEKGKLDSSPRSSSERTAQERVALFRSIASKTAQQLANLMAATPVTLPVIDLLRDTFQADFQEEVQQSHVAEVLLSGLLRRCDTEEDDVCRYEFWGDNSRNGDERVRDILLGDTSILKTIEVLNVLSTSICQKLGSPSKTFEALLVDIQALEGDQWDAVLPFARVGLDVLRRLGGEYAALAQRYSSVTELEVLLLKTLPPLQEFPFEVATIIIEADTATPQGFNFEVAIITGINQSNVSNNPLEIADNLVFSQTEKHLTEVEQLIIQETISNRTYEQIAASSNYSTRQLKNVANNLWKVLSEALGEKINKTNLKQTIQRQVNYSQIDIHRSLRQARYFIEDLDNGIQLEMVAIPEGSFMMGSPEDEPERYSDESPQHQVTVSAFFMGKYPITQAQWKAVAALPQVNIELEADPSNFKGDQRPVEQVSWYDTVEFCDRLSQYTGRPYSLPSEAKWEYACRAGTTTPFHFGETITSKLANYNANYTYGAGVKGTYRKETTVVGSFGVANAFGLYDMHGNVWEWCLDDWHSNYEDAPIDGSAWLDDNNNLSQKQGRAVLRGGSWDNVPSNCRSAFRLNNVNRDNLGSNIGFRIVCGVGRILQ